A stretch of DNA from Bacillaceae bacterium S4-13-56:
TAACAAAAAAGAGGCAGGTGAGAAACATGTATGTATGTCCATTATGTAATGGCCTAAAGTCGTATCAAGTTAAATGCCCTTCTTGCTCGAGTGAAATGGACGATCATGGCAGGGTGGTAGATTTTTTAGATAATTACAGCCCTTACTTAGAAGATGAAGGACTAAAGCTTGTAGATGGGGTTGAAGACTCAAGCAAAAGCCATTTATGTGTCCACCTTGTTCAATGTCATAATTGTGGTCTTGAAGAAAATGTGAAAATTGAGGAACAATTTCTTGGAAGCTAAATAAAGTGAAACTTCAATCGATGAGTGTATACCCGCTAATGCATGATAAATCCCCCTATCGTATCGATGGGGGATTTATATAAAGGGGGTTAATCAATGAATTCGTTTTTCAGTGTCTTTATCAAAGAAGTGAGCTTTGTTCATATCAAGAGCTAGTTTGATTTTGTCCCCACCGCGGATATCAGTACGTGAATCCACTCGAGCAATGAAATCTTGATCATGAAATCTCAAGTATAGGAAGGACTCAGCTCCCATTAATTCTGCAACATCAATGGTTGCATCAAATGCAGTTTCAGGGCTTGATTCAAGAAATACTGGCTCATCGTGTACATCTTCAGGACGAACACCTAAAATAAGTTCTTTATTAAGGTAACCTTGATCACGTAGGAGTTTCATTTTTCCTTCTGGAACTTTTACTTTACCTTCATTGCCAAGTGAAAAATATCCATCTTCAAGAACACCTGCTAAAAAGTTCATAGAAGGTGATCCAATGAATCCACCTACAAAAATATTATCGGGCTTATCGTAAACCTCTTTAGGTGCACCTACCTGCTGAATAATACCATCTTTAAGAACAACAAGACGAGTAGCCATTGTCATAGCTTCCGTTTGGTCATGCGTAACATAAATAGTTGTAGTCTGTAAACGATGATGAAGTTTTTGAATCTCCGCACGCATTTGAACACGAAGTTTAGCATCTAAGTTAGACAAAGGCTCATCCATTAAGAATACCTTTGCATCACGTACAATAGCACGTCCAAGAGCTACACGTTGACGCTGGCCACCAG
This window harbors:
- the ugpC gene encoding sn-glycerol-3-phosphate ABC transporter ATP-binding protein UgpC; this translates as MAELRLEHIDKIYDKNVKAVDDFNLHIKDKEFIVFVGPSGCGKSTTLRMIAGLEEISNGDLYIDDKRVNDVAPKDRDIAMVFQNYALYPHMNVYDNMAFGLKLRKFKKEEIERRVTDAAKILGLEEYLDRKPKALSGGQRQRVALGRAIVRDAKVFLMDEPLSNLDAKLRVQMRAEIQKLHHRLQTTTIYVTHDQTEAMTMATRLVVLKDGIIQQVGAPKEVYDKPDNIFVGGFIGSPSMNFLAGVLEDGYFSLGNEGKVKVPEGKMKLLRDQGYLNKELILGVRPEDVHDEPVFLESSPETAFDATIDVAELMGAESFLYLRFHDQDFIARVDSRTDIRGGDKIKLALDMNKAHFFDKDTEKRIH